The genomic stretch cgttgatgacattttgctcactgggaacaatgtagagacattgtcaaacgtaaagaagtggttagctgtaaagttccaaatgaaagatttgggcgaggtgagctatgttctgggaatccaaatcttaagggataggaagaaaaagctcttggcactttctcaggaaaattatataggtctggtgcttgaaagattctctatggagaattcaaAGAAAGGTCAATTACCTACTAGACATGAATTGTTATCTCCAAGGAAAAATCTCCTAAGACACCTCAgaaggaagaggatatgagaaagtatccctatgcttcagcagttgggagtctgatgtatgctatgttgcgtactaggcccgacatatgttatgcagttgggattggAGTTGTTATCAATTAAATCttggtttggaacactagattgcagtaaagctcattctcaagtatcttaggagaacgagagactatatgcttgtatattcaggggtgaGCTAAgtcctactggatacactgatttccaattagacaaatgttgggaaaacttatacaggatctttatttattttcacgtagatctaatattaaacaaattaatatgagatcacctagaaaatgtttctaaaattgaattcaaagagaaataatgataagaatacttacattatacgcagcggaatgaaagagtccttccttcaatttccaTAACCCTTGAATGCTTTCTGTTGCAAGGTATTACAAGAAACTGAAcagatcttcaattttcttcacagtcttccaaagtatccttagaatcacctagactagagtggaaaattctcaatacatgagatagacacagagagaagaagagaaaagaacaaagaggcatagaaaaggacttatttttagagagaatctaaaaaaactatcagaaacttgtgattaaacttatgaatttctctctaagaaatccttgtatagactcaattagatcatttatctaattaaaaaatcaataaataatagcaaattaatagccctaggtcgaaattatcatgggctttaggcccatgaaatttctcatttgattataagctcattggacttaaaatcaaggcctgcattattttctattgatttaattaattgaataattatttaaaccctttatcaaattaattatttataatttaaacatttattttaacttatttattaatttagatactaatttatcttaattaataaatctgccctaatttatcataattaataaatctgccctaatttatcttttcttctcaaaattacataactctgtgaaactatccaaaattgacctggtcacctttgataattctaattgataattaaatcaattaattgagactatctagatgattttatccaaggtaaaatgaggacgatgggcctatgaaatcaagctccaataagttatcataaatctaacaaataaatttactaacttattaattcctcgtgactccactaaagactcgaaattgcactcttgaattcatagaacattctataacaaatatagatacgctattaattatccattattacaatcataattgtcactcaatcatttATAGatggtctataatgagatgggactaaaataccgttttacccctcattgtatattatccttaaaacacttggttccttgtaaatgatatttcagtaaaataatattaattactgaaatgagatctcaatcatttagcaccttgaaccaaactaaaaggaaaccatcatttcacttcttcatcagaaactatagaagttcatatctatgattaacactcccactcaattatactaccacactactacaaaaaaggatttctaggactagcattgcgagtcctaaaaatttttttaggactcgcggggtgcgagtcctctatttgagagccttaaaaactaaggttttttaggactcgcattgcgagtcctaaaagaatgcttttagaactcgcattgcgagtcctaaaaaatctggttgagtgcctttaattaagtttttaggactcgcattgcgagtccaaAAAAATCTAGTTGAGTgcttttaattaagtttttaggactcgcactaaaaaatctggttgagtgcctttaattaagtttttaggactcgcattgcgagtcctaaaaaatctaatTGAgtgctttaagtaattttttaggactcgctttgcatgcccttaaaagtaatttttttttttaaataatgcagctacaattttcattttgatttaaaaatatatatccctttgagtgtccaaaatgtattatatatgttagatttctaaaatttcaaaagaaaatacaacaaaataatttattaattactcaaaaatatcatttcagtATTTAGTCTACTCGGCTTACAAAGTCATATTACATGTCAGTTTATACTACAATCAAATTATATTATCgccaaatattaaacaagaaatgtatacaatgttagtgaaatatattttttattctaaaaacttcaactgtcaatgttgtctagtattacaccaaagaaatgcatctcaatatagacctgcacattataaaaaagttatttaattataaatatattataattcaaacttataaataagtagacccacacacatcatcatcatcatttggcTTTTAACAATCCAATCAAAGTGAAAATGCATAATTAAGCTACGCAAATTGCATTCAAATCAAATAGTTTTGACTAAATTAAGCATCTAATTAAGCATCTTTTAAGAGACCCTTTTAATCATAATCCACCTCTTAATCTCTAATTTCGTTAACACTTTAATGCagacttattatttattatgatgttatggttCAAGTGGGAAGGAGCTTAAGTGATAAGACATTAGTACTACTTAATTACTTGATTAATTAAGAAAGAAACATCACTAATTTGAATCCTATCTTGGATGTATAGTAATTGGAACTTATGATGGAAAAAGATATTAAAACTATTATATTGCACATCAAATTCTTTGTTTATTTGCAATAACTgatgttggttttttttttttatctttttatctTTTAGCTAGGGACATTTTATGAAACAATTTTTCGCATTGTAAATACGATCAATTTTAACATATAACTTAATCAAAATCCTCCCCACAATTACACCTATTTCACGAAACAAAACCTATAATTACTACTAAGAAGAAACAAACTCAATCCACCAAAAACACATTTACATGCAAAGAGAATtagattaattaaaaagaaaaccaaaaCCATGCCAATTTGAAAGTTGAAACAAGAAATATAAGAgtgaaaaaaataacaaaaaggcAATTGGTACGCGAGAGGAAGAGTAGAGGTTGCATCAAGCAGAGTATATTGATTTTGCCCAATTTCAGATAGCCACAAAATGGTTGTATAAGAGATAAGTACGTATAAGAGAACCGAAAGGCATTAACAACTATATTCTTATTacaaatagaaaaataagataaaaaggaatacatgaagaaaaaaaattcagaatcTAAACCCAGAAACACCAAATACAAGCACAATTGAAAGAGATTGAAAAATATCATCATGAGTTAGAGACAACTCAAGCCTTTAATGAAACCCCTTCTACGCAACTAAAAccatcaaatattttttttaaaaatactcacTTCAGCTGCCTGTGAAGTAACCCCAAGCGTTGATTATAGATAATAAATTTCTtcatactatataaatatatattcctaAAAACCAAATATCATATATCCTAAATCTATTTCAAATCATATAAACCCTAGAAATTAGGTTAAAAAGGTAAGAAAATAGGCCACAATCACCAACGTAAGCTTAGTTAAAGGTTCACAATAGGTGGCAGAATAAACACCGTTGAAGGATCTTTCTAAGATTAATTTTcagaatgttatattatatgtatgattCTAAAATCTCACGGACGAGGTTTATTCAGCAACCTGTTTTACTTTTTTGGGAGAGAAAAGATGAGGATTTGATTCAAATTCTAGAAAGACCTATCCTGCACTTCTAATCTCGAAAGCACAAATCTGTGATCACATAGTTACTTTAAATCAGCTCTTTTGAGGCTTGGATTAAGCAAATTTGTGATTAGTAGCAAAATTTAAattcaacttaattattaattaggtggtcaaatgttaaatatccggatcacaaatttatcattgtggcagccatctttttcatatttccacacaaaactaagtacaaaaaaatctatagaaaatcggacaaCATATCCCTTAATTTATTAGCCTAGCCAtatgtcacaatcaacaccatgtcaaacaaatcaaacaacacacagattttcatccatatatcaccgtagcacacaaaattctcagaacctacttcactaagacatgcaagttttcaaccttccgttatcaccgcagcacacagaattcccagaacctacttcactacggatgaatatctaagatattcaaactccactaagtACAAAAATATTTTACAGATAGCCATAAATAAGAAGTCTTAACTCAACTAggaaactatttttttataattcaAACTCAGATAAGCTCtaataaaaatctttaaaatatatgaaaataaaattgcaatcaaTTTCTAATTACATGAAACATGTCTGGTATTAATTACCTGTTCTACACCTTGAACTGAGGACCTTTCCTTTCTGGAAGCATCACCATGTTCAGCTTCAGCAGCTAAACTGTCATGGACGTCCACAACATCCTATTAATAGTGGCAAACATGAGAAGTAAAGGCAGTGAGAATATTTACAAAAGAAATTCATAGTGCTTATAATAACAGACCAATTTCAAGCAAAAAAATATTCTAAATGTTATTGCTGTAGTGCAGGAATAAAATCCACAATAGCAGGAACTACTAAAACACAGTTGAGCCCAGCCCTTGAGCCAAATTGGAGAGTCAATGGAATCActgataaaatatatatacataagtaaATTACTAGCATTTGTAGAGTACAAACTTGGTTTACTGTGAGAATTTACATTAATGTAATATACTTTAGCTTATTAATAGTTGCATATTGCACTGCAGCTTTTTTTCAAAAGAGGCAAGCCTATTTGGGACAAGGTAATTCAATTCTTAAATAGAaatcataatatatataaaaaatatcatgAAATGACCGAAGAATGAAGAAGTGAACTGAAGTTTTAAAAAGAAGAGAATACAATTGAAGATTTATCTTAAGAACTGCTTTCAAAAGCATAAAGGGTAAAAAGAAGTAGCCATGAAATTTATTACATATTATCCAAGAAAAATAAAtgtatatatctttatatatatatgcaataaATTGTAATGTAACTCTTAACATTTATCTAAGCAACATTCAACAAATGCAAAACTCTTGACCAAAGAAAAGTTAAATACCATCTGCTGTATATATAGATAAACCAGATCTGTAACCATTCAATAGTAGATATTGTTTGGCCAAGTTAGATTTGTACATGCTAATCATTTCAAAACTCAAATCAAATATcaatcctttttttttctttctgtggTTAGTTCTATCATGACACGATATACCCTGAATAATTCAGATACACTTGCTAGTTAATTATTTCTTTGTTTGAAAATTCAGTTTTTGTTGACAATTTTGTGATGGTTGTTACCCGAGACTTTAGGATATAACTCAGGGCAGCTTCTACAGCCCAAGTTAATTGGCCTTATCTCGTAGATAGATTGGATTGTACGTATCTATTCCACTTGTTTTTATCTTCTAGATTTTAGTTAATTATGGTCAGATATTAATCTTATATGTACATGCTTCTATTGTATGTAGTATTCAAGTTAAAGAATTGGTAGTGTTTTCTTGTTCTTTCTCCAATACTAATTCTTTCATGTTTTTATTCTATGAGACAGTTTTAGATTGGAATAACAAATGTATTTAGCAAGTGATAATAGTTTTGTTTAAATGATGTTTAGAAACATGAAGAATACTGTGTAATTTGAAGTCTCTtaactttttctttctcttttttgtcTGACCATGGTGTACTTTCTGGTCCTGTTACTTTTTTTTTGTCTCTATGCATTTATATCTTCTTATTTGGTGACATAATTTTGATATGCCTTACTTAGCCTAGATGGGAGGGTCACATGAAATGTAATCACAATACAGatcaaaaaaataaatcaaactctAAAACTTGCTCAATAAATGGTTGGAATGAAGATCAGTCATAAACTCAACCTTATAAGCTTATAACACAAATATATGAATTAATGAACCCATTCTGTCAAAACCTGCACCGCCCAACCCAAAACACACATATGTACATACTTGATATGAGAGAGATAGAGCATCTGAGAGAGAAGCTATTTTCACCAAAAATTTCCCCTTTCACATAAGAAAAAAAGAgaacaaattaatacaaaaaaaaatagatatagtTAAGAAATGCAAAAAAGagatgagtgagagagagagagagggagccgagagagacaaagagagcaCAAATAAAAATGTTCAATAAAAATACAAACTTGAAAATGGAATAGATCTTGAGTTGAAATGGGTTTGTGTTCATGGAGAGATAGGAGAGCCCAGCCCTCTGTCCAGCCCCTGCGCCGTCGAGCCCAGACCCGAGAACCCCCACCCGCCATCGAGCCAAGCCCCCAGCCACTAGTCGTTGTTGTCGAACCCAGCCCCGAGCCACCAGTCGTTGCTATCGAGCCCAGCCCCGAGCCCCCTGCCGCCGAACAGCCCGACCCCGAACCCCCTGCTGCCGTCGACCACCATTCCCCGAGCCCTGCCACCATCGTTCCGGCCTAGCAGAGAGCATgcgagagagagggagaaaggaacGTAAGGATCGGGTAGGGAGGGAGGGAAAAAGGGCTTTGcgaattatatttattttattttataaataaaaatgtgattatattatttagataaaaaaaatgtgattataAAACTCCCAATTTTATActctaatattataaaaaataattttaaaaatcacaaatataaaaaatttatttagataaaaaaaatgctcttttacttaacaattttaaggacttgctttgagagtccttaatactcttttaggactcgcaaagcaagtccttaaaagtcATCATTCCTAATTTTTCAACCCagtgtttttaggactcgtagtttctatttatagaaaaaaatCCCATTATTTTCCCATTCTTCATCAAATAAGATAGATCGATATAGCAATGATGGAATTAATATTCTGTTTAtttcctaaaagagtattaaggactcccaaagcaagtccttaaaattattaagtaaaacactcattttttagcccagatttttttaggactcgcatatttttttaggacactcattgcgagtcctaaattgtgttttttcaggactcccaatgagtgtcctaaaaactccagaaatatttttaaggacttgcatttatgtgtgagtcctaaaaaagtttcccgtaaagggtattttgtagtagtgcgaagttcccaagatgtaagtatgggctagtcagttgggtaagttggtaacaaacaagtcaacgaactcaaataatacaagaAGTTAGAATAtcaaccactcaaaattgagattaaattgacctacagtcaactatatgatatgattagaatagataataactgtatgtttacttatcctatcaactgtcaatatcggtctagtccgatgtaacaaatatatccaatcttatctactttgctaatgttctggaaagaacataacactgtaatgtgtaagtagaacatatcatagattggtaagtcaatgtaaatcctgtgcactgactaatcttaggactaacttatttttgaacatataatcctatttatattccactttgattacgtcactataaatacgattagctatatgctcaggatttaatagaagtttatattaaacaaataatcatgaaaataaaacatgtgagcaaagtgattgaccaagtcaaaatatgatttctattcttttattgataataaataagattacaaagaaattgggtttc from Humulus lupulus chromosome 5, drHumLupu1.1, whole genome shotgun sequence encodes the following:
- the LOC133780357 gene encoding uncharacterized protein LOC133780357 — protein: MAGGGSRVWARRRRGWTEGWALLSLHEHKPISTQDLFHFQGKFLVKIASLSDALSLSYQDVVDVHDSLAAEAEHGDASRKERSSVQGVEQVYIEMHFFGVILDNIDS